One window of Trichomycterus rosablanca isolate fTriRos1 chromosome 2, fTriRos1.hap1, whole genome shotgun sequence genomic DNA carries:
- the LOC134307776 gene encoding uncharacterized protein LOC134307776 isoform X3 gives MLESAVASSSHQQQQMSLEGPLVPDFLSATNPCSTPPDDSFSVSSVPLSSFPNASPVSIATSSPNNFSSPVISSSALQPPARPYSPISPPPPFLYSSVSPSVPLPCPIPRTPAESSRPITPPSSESEPPPVYEPISPIPASAHQDSPIIGLFCSSTPLAAVKSNYHMESKEALDVSMLKEERKTVDTVPPPHTFSLPRLPPVMGQSHACVFLNVRGILNTEPIIGLSNIVECRRISQRTFFLCLNCAETISREGICDHMTSEQHLYLSVRHQYPKIFQDWKVQTDKKTIRDVAWEVASREKLLDARVIKLDQMQYQSLRSANFQDAIEILQRMYGPEQNENSPSTHITDHDPTNRDVDGLQGDQSRTVINSPTREQLQQSLRSPKAFPESSVQTKHSQHESTLQMGLTAKSDCKNAGRQSSEPHIERTRESPLITEQPGLQQGAPAHSLSNTITIKQEKPDNYEVVVLTPTVETPSPIGAAGNSSKHTTDLMEFVNIRTDAADAVVGLSSVIECRSEGQVPLYLCVSCSSKLNHDLIISHLLKCGHRYSYLKARYPSMIEDWSDSDSRSQRSTKLMWLAHKVKTSSCDEPGQLQKMNLNCVDFKTIKSLPFEKAIMQLQKIRMLQKLSPLQTNIVPKITPVLVKQERMEMEVTAQDLPHLVDSSECNSKKPKKAAKRRVVEQDSSHQSSMNKSLSHLKDLKQNNPNLFEYPVKRKKSSEDPSTPSTLPETSPSSLGGLAPDFQT, from the exons ATGCTGGAATCTGCTGTAGCCTCAAGCTCTCATCAGCAACAGCAAATGTCTCTGGAAGGACCTTTGGTTCCAG ATTTTCTGAGTGCGACCAATCCATGCTCCACACCACCTGATGATTCCTTTTCTGTTTCCTCTGTTCCTTTGTCATCCTTTCCTAATGCCTCCCCTGTTTCAATAGCTACTTCCTCTCCAAACAACTTCTCTTCTCCTGTAATCTCCTCTTCAGCGCTTCAACCACCTGCCCGCCCCTACAGTCCTATTTCTCCTCCACCACCATTCCTTTACAGCTCTGTCTCTCCCTCCGTTCCTTTACCATGCCCCATCCCTCGCACACCTGCCGAGTCTTCTAGACCTATAACTCCTCCTTCCAGTGAGTCTGAACCCCCTCCTGTGTATGAACCCATCTCTCCAATACCTGCATCTGCCCACCAGGACTCGCCCATTATTGGTCTTTTTTGTTCCTCTACCCCTCTTGCTGCTGTCAAGTCAAACTATCACATGGAGAGTAAAGAAGCGTTAGATG TGTCCATGCTTAAAGAAGAGAGGAAGACAGTAGACACTgtaccaccaccacacacattCAGTCTGCCTAGGCTACCCCCAG TAATGGGACAAAGCCATGCTTGTGTGTTTCTTAACGTGAGAGGAATTTTGAACACGGAGCCAATTATAG GTCTGTCCAATATAGTGGAGTGCAGAAGAATATCACAGCGCACTTTTTTTCTGTGTCTGAACTGTGCTGAAACTATAAGCAGAGAGGGTATCTGTGACCATATGACTAGTGAGCAGCACCTGTATTTGTCTGTT AGACATCAGTATCCTAAGATATTCCAGGACTGGAAGGTACAGACCGATAAAAAGACTATTCGTGATGTGGCTTGGGAAGTGGCCTCACGGGAGAAGTTGTTAGATGCTAGG GTCATCAAGCTTGATCAAATGCAGTATCAGTCTCTGCGTTCTGCAAACTTTCAGGATG CAATTGAAATACTACAGAGAATGTATGGACCAGAGCAGAATGAAAACTCTCCATCAACACACATCACAGACCATGATCCGACAAACAGGG ATGTTGATGGTTTGCAGGGTGATCAGAGCAGGACTGTCATCAACAGCCCCACTAGGGAACAGCTGCAGCAGAGTCTAAGATCTCCAAAAGCTTTTCCAGAGAGCAGTGTGCAGACAAAACACTCCCAGCATGAGTCTACATTACAAATGGGTCTGACAGCAAAATCTGACTGCAAAAATGCTGGGCGTCAGTCTTCTGAGCCACACATTGAAAGAACACGGGAAAGTCCTCTCATAACTGAGCAGCCAG gttTACAACAAGGGGCACCTGCACACTCTTTGTCCAATACAATCACAATCAAACAAGAGAAACCTGATAATTATGAGG TGGTGGTGCTCACTCCTACTGTAGAAACACCAAGTCCCATAGGAGCTGCAG GGAATTCTTCAAAACACACAACTGACCTGATGGAATTTGTAAACATCAGAACAGATGCAGCAGATGCAGTGGTTG GTCTGAGCTCAGTAATTGAGTGCAGAAGTGAAGGTCAAGTTCCATTGTACTTATGTGTCTCCTGCTCCAGCAAACTCAACCATGACCTCATCATCAGCCACCTGCTGAAGTGTGGCCACCGTTATAGTTACCTG aAAGCTCGGTACCCCTCAATGATCGAGGATTGGTCTGATTCTGATAGTAGATCTCAGAGGTCCACTAAACTCATGTGGCTTGCTCACAAAGTAAAGACTTCATCCTGTGATGAGCCTGGTCAGTTACAG AAAATGAATTTGAATTGTGTGGACTTCAAGACAATAAAAAGCTTGCCCTTTGAAAAAG CCATCATGCAATTACAGAAGATTAGAATGCTGCAGAAACTAAGTCCTCTACAAACAAACATTGTACCAAAGATCACACCAG TTTTGGTAAAACAGGAGAGGATGGAGATGGAGGTGACAGCTCAAGACTTACCACACCTGGTTGATTCATCTGAATGCA ATTCAAAGAAGCCAAAGAAAGCTGCTAAGCGTAGGGTTGTTGAACAAGATTCATCTCATCAGTCATCCATGAACAAATCCCTCAGTCATCTAAAAGATTT